In Nocardioides sp. InS609-2, a single genomic region encodes these proteins:
- the rpsH gene encoding 30S ribosomal protein S8: protein MTMTDPIADMLTRLRNANQAFHDDVSMPYSKLKEGVAEILQQEGYIASYDVAEPAEGEVGKKLSITLKYGRNRERSIAGVRRISKPGLRVYAKHTGLPKVLGGLGVAIISTSQGLLTDRQANKKGVGGEVLAYVW, encoded by the coding sequence ATGACGATGACTGACCCGATCGCAGACATGCTCACGCGTCTGCGCAACGCCAACCAGGCGTTCCACGACGATGTGTCGATGCCGTACAGCAAGCTCAAGGAAGGCGTCGCGGAGATCCTCCAGCAGGAGGGCTACATCGCCTCCTACGACGTCGCCGAGCCGGCAGAGGGCGAAGTGGGCAAGAAGCTCAGCATCACCCTCAAGTACGGCCGCAACCGAGAGCGCTCCATTGCAGGCGTTCGCCGCATCAGCAAGCCCGGCCTCCGGGTCTACGCCAAGCACACGGGTCTCCCGAAGGTGCTCGGCGGACTGGGCGTCGCGATCATCTCGACGAGCCAGGGACTGCTGACCGACCGCCAGGCAAACAAGAAGGGCGTGGGTGGGGAAGTCCTCGCCTACGTCTGGTAA
- a CDS encoding type Z 30S ribosomal protein S14: MAKTALRVKAARKPKFAVRGYTRCQRCGRPKAVYRKFGLCRICLREMAHRGELPGVTKSSW; the protein is encoded by the coding sequence ATGGCGAAGACTGCACTCAGGGTCAAGGCCGCCCGCAAGCCGAAGTTCGCTGTGCGCGGCTACACCCGCTGCCAGCGCTGCGGCCGTCCCAAGGCTGTCTACCGCAAGTTCGGCCTGTGCCGTATCTGCCTGCGCGAGATGGCTCACCGCGGCGAGCTGCCCGGCGTCACCAAGTCCTCGTGGTGA
- the rplE gene encoding 50S ribosomal protein L5, whose amino-acid sequence MAETTTAPRLKARYREEIIPALQSEFEIKNVMQVPGLTKIVVNMGVGEAARDSKLIEGAIKDLTAITGQKPFVTKARKSIAQFKLREGMPIGAHVTLRGDRMWEFLDRLLSLALPRIRDFRGLSPKQFDGRGNYTFGLTEQVMFHEIDQDRIDRSRGMDITIVTTATNDDEGRALLKQLGFPFKEN is encoded by the coding sequence ATGGCTGAGACCACTACCGCTCCCCGACTCAAGGCCCGCTACCGCGAGGAGATCATCCCCGCGCTGCAGTCTGAGTTCGAGATCAAGAACGTCATGCAGGTGCCCGGCCTGACCAAGATCGTGGTCAACATGGGTGTCGGCGAGGCTGCTCGCGACTCGAAGCTGATCGAGGGTGCCATCAAGGACCTCACCGCGATCACCGGCCAGAAGCCGTTCGTCACGAAGGCCCGCAAGTCCATCGCGCAGTTCAAGCTGCGTGAGGGCATGCCGATCGGCGCTCACGTCACGCTGCGCGGCGACCGCATGTGGGAGTTCCTCGACCGCCTGCTCTCGCTCGCCCTGCCGCGTATCCGCGACTTCCGCGGGCTCTCGCCCAAGCAGTTCGACGGCCGCGGCAACTACACGTTCGGTCTGACCGAGCAGGTCATGTTCCACGAGATCGACCAGGACAGGATCGACCGGTCGCGTGGCATGGACATCACCATCGTGACCACCGCCACCAACGACGACGAGGGCCGCGCGCTGCTCAAGCAGCTCGGCTTCCCGTTCAAGGAGAACTGA
- the rplX gene encoding 50S ribosomal protein L24: MSNHQSKPKKNSVSIKKGDTVKVIAGKDKGAEGKVIQVLREEQRVLVEGVNRIKRHTKVQNQGGRAGTTGGIITAEAPIHVSNVMLVEGDGVTRIGFRRDEVTKRRPDGSEYTAQRSVRISRKSGKDI, encoded by the coding sequence ATGAGTAACCACCAGAGCAAGCCGAAGAAGAACTCTGTGAGCATCAAGAAGGGCGACACCGTCAAGGTCATCGCCGGCAAGGACAAGGGCGCCGAAGGCAAGGTTATCCAGGTGCTTCGTGAGGAGCAGCGGGTCCTCGTCGAGGGTGTCAACCGCATCAAGCGGCACACCAAGGTCCAGAACCAGGGCGGTCGCGCCGGCACCACCGGCGGCATCATCACCGCCGAGGCCCCGATCCACGTCTCCAACGTGATGCTGGTCGAGGGTGACGGCGTCACCCGCATCGGCTTCCGCCGCGACGAGGTCACCAAGCGCCGCCCTGACGGGTCCGAGTACACCGCCCAGCGCAGTGTCCGGATCTCGCGCAAGTCCGGGAAGGACATCTGA
- the rplN gene encoding 50S ribosomal protein L14, whose protein sequence is MIQQESRLKVADNTGAKEILCIRVLGGSGRRYAGIGDTIVATVKDAIPGGNVKKGDVVKAVIVRTVKERRRPDGSYIRFDENAAVILKSDGEPRGTRIFGPVGRELREKKFMKIISLAPEVL, encoded by the coding sequence ATGATCCAGCAGGAGTCGCGACTCAAGGTCGCCGACAACACCGGTGCGAAGGAGATCCTTTGCATCCGTGTTCTCGGTGGCTCTGGTCGTCGCTACGCCGGCATCGGCGACACGATCGTCGCCACCGTGAAGGACGCGATCCCCGGTGGCAACGTGAAGAAGGGTGACGTCGTCAAGGCGGTCATCGTGCGAACGGTCAAGGAGCGTCGTCGTCCAGACGGCTCCTACATCCGCTTCGACGAGAACGCTGCCGTCATCCTCAAGAGCGATGGCGAGCCGCGAGGCACCCGCATCTTCGGCCCGGTCGGCCGCGAGCTGCGCGAGAAGAAGTTCATGAAGATCATCTCTTTGGCCCCGGAGGTGCTGTGA
- the rpsQ gene encoding 30S ribosomal protein S17, whose translation MSDGTEKVEQRKARKVREGLVVSDKMDKTIVVTVEDRVKHALYGKVMRRTSKLKAHDETNECGIGDRVRIMETRPLSATKRWRVIEVLEKAK comes from the coding sequence ATGAGCGACGGCACCGAGAAGGTCGAGCAGCGCAAGGCGCGCAAGGTCCGCGAGGGTCTCGTCGTCAGCGACAAGATGGACAAGACGATCGTCGTGACCGTCGAGGACCGCGTCAAGCACGCGCTCTACGGCAAGGTCATGCGGCGTACGTCCAAGCTGAAGGCGCACGACGAGACTAACGAGTGCGGCATCGGCGACCGGGTCCGGATCATGGAGACCCGTCCCCTGTCCGCAACGAAGCGCTGGCGCGTCATCGAGGTCCTCGAGAAGGCCAAGTGA
- the rpmC gene encoding 50S ribosomal protein L29: MSDKLSAFELDDMNASDLEAKLREAKEELFNLRFQAATGQLESHGRLRTVKKDIARIYTVVRERELGIRSTPGASNKEEASA; encoded by the coding sequence ATGAGCGACAAGTTGAGCGCATTCGAGCTCGATGACATGAACGCTTCCGACCTCGAGGCCAAGCTGCGCGAGGCCAAGGAGGAGCTGTTCAACCTGCGGTTCCAGGCGGCCACCGGCCAGCTGGAGAGCCACGGCCGCCTCCGCACGGTCAAGAAGGACATTGCCCGGATCTACACCGTGGTGCGTGAGCGCGAGCTCGGCATCAGGTCCACCCCGGGTGCGAGCAACAAGGAAGAGGCGTCCGCATGA
- the rplP gene encoding 50S ribosomal protein L16, which translates to MLMPRRVKHRKQHHPNRTGAAKGGTKLAFGDFGIQALEGSYVTNRQIESARIAMTRHIKRGGKVWINIYPDRPLTKKPAETRMGSGKGSPEWWVANVKPGRVMFELSGVDEVTAREAMRRAMHKLPLKCRFISREAGEF; encoded by the coding sequence ATGTTGATGCCCCGTCGTGTCAAACACCGCAAGCAGCACCACCCCAACCGGACCGGTGCCGCCAAGGGCGGAACGAAGCTCGCCTTCGGCGACTTCGGTATCCAGGCGCTCGAAGGCTCCTACGTGACCAACCGACAGATCGAGTCGGCACGTATCGCCATGACCCGCCACATCAAGCGAGGCGGAAAGGTCTGGATCAACATCTACCCGGACCGGCCGCTGACCAAGAAGCCTGCCGAGACCCGCATGGGTTCCGGTAAGGGTTCACCCGAGTGGTGGGTGGCGAACGTTAAGCCCGGCCGCGTCATGTTCGAACTTTCCGGTGTGGACGAGGTGACCGCTCGCGAGGCCATGCGCCGCGCGATGCACAAGCTGCCCCTGAAGTGCCGGTTCATCTCCCGCGAGGCTGGTGAATTCTGA
- the rpsC gene encoding 30S ribosomal protein S3, translating into MGQKINPNGFRLGISTDHKSRWYADKLYKAYVGEDVAIRKLLSKGMERAGISKVEIERTRDRVRVDIHTARPGIVIGRRGAEADRIRGELEKLTGKQVQLNILEVKNPEIDAQLVAQGVAEQLTGRVQFRRAMRKAMQTSMRSGAKGIRIQCSGRLNGAEMSRTEFYREGRVPLHTLRADIDYGFYEAKTTFGRIGVKVWIYKGEVAATRAERQAQQAARAGAPGRGGAGGAGGGRPSRGGERPSRGTRGDRGAAAPRTDAPAEAAAPAATEAPAAEVATTSTTGEA; encoded by the coding sequence ATGGGCCAGAAGATCAACCCGAATGGCTTCCGCCTGGGCATCTCCACCGACCACAAGAGCCGCTGGTACGCCGACAAGCTCTACAAGGCGTACGTCGGCGAGGACGTCGCGATCCGCAAGCTGCTCTCCAAGGGCATGGAGCGGGCCGGCATCTCCAAGGTCGAGATCGAGCGCACCCGTGACCGCGTCCGTGTGGACATCCACACCGCGCGTCCCGGCATCGTGATCGGTCGCCGTGGCGCCGAGGCCGACCGCATCCGCGGAGAGCTCGAGAAGCTCACCGGCAAGCAGGTCCAGCTGAACATCCTCGAGGTCAAGAACCCCGAGATCGACGCGCAGCTGGTTGCCCAGGGCGTGGCCGAGCAGCTGACAGGTCGTGTGCAGTTCCGTCGTGCCATGCGCAAGGCGATGCAGACCTCGATGCGCTCCGGTGCCAAGGGCATTCGGATCCAGTGCTCGGGCCGTCTCAACGGTGCCGAAATGTCCCGCACGGAGTTCTACCGTGAGGGCCGCGTGCCGCTGCACACCCTGCGTGCCGACATCGACTACGGCTTCTACGAGGCCAAGACGACCTTCGGTCGCATCGGCGTGAAGGTCTGGATCTACAAGGGCGAGGTTGCCGCAACCCGCGCCGAGCGTCAGGCCCAGCAGGCCGCCCGCGCCGGTGCTCCGGGTCGCGGTGGCGCCGGCGGCGCTGGTGGCGGACGCCCCAGCCGTGGCGGCGAGCGCCCGAGTCGTGGCACCCGCGGTGACCGCGGCGCTGCTGCCCCTCGCACCGACGCGCCCGCCGAGGCCGCTGCTCCGGCAGCGACCGAGGCCCCGGCCGCCGAGGTTGCGACCACTTCGACCACTGGGGAGGCCTGA